TCTAACCGACGAAACACTTGACTTTCAGGAGCTCCAATCACAGCTGGCCGAAGCCGTCGACGAACTTCCGCAACCCGCCCAGGCCGTTTTCCGAATGAGCCGGCAGGAGTACCTGTCGCTCAATGAGATCGCCGGCCGGTTAAATGTTTCATCCAAAGCCGTCGAATATCACCTCACCCGAGCGCTGCGAATACTCCGGTTCCGTCTGAAGGACTTTGTTTTGTTAATTTATGTTTGCCAGATGTTGGGTTAATATGGCAATTTGGGCACCGCTGGTTGCCTGCCAAAATTTAGATGAAACCTCGTAATTTTTTCTCAATCTAGTTTACATTGATCGAGAAAGAACCTTGTCTGAACATCACGATTTGAGTCTCGTCCTAAAAAAAGAAAAAGCTACGTCTGTTCCAGAAAAAGTTTCTTACCAGAGCAGGCGGGCAAGCGACATGGAACTTCGACGGAATTGAGGATTAGTAGCGTATATCTCATTATAACAGTGCTTTGAAGATAAAGTGAAGCTCACAAATTATTCCTAAACCCAAATAGATGAAAGGCCAGATCAAATCCGTATCGCGCCGGGACTTCTTGATGACGTCTGCCGCTGCATTTACCTCACCGCTTCTTTTCGGAATATCAGCACCAGCTTCCGGATTAAAGGCAGGCAAACTGAACCATGCCTGCATAGGCGTCGGCGGAATGGGTGCACACGACCTTGGGAATTTCATCCAGCATCCGAATGTGAACATTACTGCTATATGTGATGTGGATGCGGATATTCTTAAAAAAGCATCTGAACTGGTTCCACATGCGCGGGTTTACAGTGACTGGCGCGAGCTGCTGGTTAAGGAAAAAAATAATATACAATCCGTGAATGTGTCCGTTCCGGATCATACGCATTTTTCGGCAGCATATCAGGCCATTAAAGCGGGGAAACATGTGTATTGCCAAAAACCAATGTGCCACGATGTGGCCGAGGTAAGGCTGCTTACAGAAATTGCTATAAAAGCGGGTGTTGTAACCCAGCTCGGCACGCAGGTGGCATCCACTTCCTGTGATCGAACTGCGGTTCAGCTCATTAAGGACAAAACAATTGGTAAGATCAAACATGTATACCTTTGTTCCAACCGCCCCGGTGCCATTGACACTTACCGGCTGGTAGGGCCAAGGCCCGCGCAGGGACAACAGCCTCCTGCCAATCTGAACTGGGATCTTTGGCTGGGAACAGCGCCTGTGCGCGACTACACGCCTGGCATTTATCACCAGGCAAAATGGCGTGCATGGCAGGATTTTGGCACAGGATGGTCTGGTGACATTGGTTGCCATATTTTTGATGCCGTATGGAAAGGGCTGGGATTGAAGGCGCCAAAGTCGGTTATAGCCGAAGTCCAGCAATCCTGGAAAGACTCACCGGAAAGACGCGGAGATACGTGGCCCCAAGGAGATCATATCACGTGGGTTTTCCCCGGAAATGACTTCACAGAGTCAGACGAACTGACGCTGGAATGGTTCGATGGTGCTTTTTATCCTCCCGAAAATATCCGTGCATTGTACTCGGTCGAAGATTATCCTGCTGAATCGGCATTGCTGGTCGGCACGGAAGGTGCACTGCTTATCCCGCATGGAGGAAATGCACCCATTCGCTTACCGGAAAGCAAATTTGCAGGTAAACCAATGCCAAAATTCGAAAGCAGAAATCACTATCATCATTTTGTAGATGCTTGTCTTGGCGGAGAAAAGACGGAGTCTCATTT
This Dyadobacter sp. UC 10 DNA region includes the following protein-coding sequences:
- a CDS encoding Gfo/Idh/MocA family protein encodes the protein MKGQIKSVSRRDFLMTSAAAFTSPLLFGISAPASGLKAGKLNHACIGVGGMGAHDLGNFIQHPNVNITAICDVDADILKKASELVPHARVYSDWRELLVKEKNNIQSVNVSVPDHTHFSAAYQAIKAGKHVYCQKPMCHDVAEVRLLTEIAIKAGVVTQLGTQVASTSCDRTAVQLIKDKTIGKIKHVYLCSNRPGAIDTYRLVGPRPAQGQQPPANLNWDLWLGTAPVRDYTPGIYHQAKWRAWQDFGTGWSGDIGCHIFDAVWKGLGLKAPKSVIAEVQQSWKDSPERRGDTWPQGDHITWVFPGNDFTESDELTLEWFDGAFYPPENIRALYSVEDYPAESALLVGTEGALLIPHGGNAPIRLPESKFAGKPMPKFESRNHYHHFVDACLGGEKTESHFAQSGPMTEAILLGTVALRTPNELLEWNASKMKFSNNAAADKYLRRVYRKGWQIKGLF